A region from the Aphis gossypii isolate Hap1 chromosome 1, ASM2018417v2, whole genome shotgun sequence genome encodes:
- the LOC114129171 gene encoding protein FAM210B, mitochondrial-like, giving the protein MLKVLTSVPKVSCFAIRGIQCNFNSCKFVPILQQSRIQQFTRWTKPSVQYPERFSCIRLCHAKPAELTPREKLKIAAKEYGSVLIGFHVGISLISLGSVYFFISNGVDVQQWIGWMGMSNANENTKIVAGASQFIIAYAIHKSFAPVRISITLISVPLIVRYLRMKGIMKIKK; this is encoded by the coding sequence ATGTTGAAAGTTTTAACATCGGTTCCGAAAGTAAGCTGCTTTGCTATTAGAGgtattcaatgtaattttaattcatgcaAATTTGTGCCGATTCTGCAACAAAGTCGAATACAACAATTCACCCGTTGGACTAAGCCATCAGTACAGTATCCGGAACGTTTTTCCTGTATTCGTTTATGTCATGCAAAACCAGCAGAGTTGACTCCACgtgaaaaactgaaaatagcTGCTAAAGAATACGGTTCAGTGTTGATTGGGTTTCATGTCGGAATCTCATTAATTTCATTAGGttcagtatattttttcatttctaatGGTGTTGACGTCCAACAATGGATTGGATGGATGGGTATGTCGAATGCAAACGAAAACACTAAAATTGTAGCTGGAGCGAGTCAGTTTATCATTGCATATGCCATACATAAATCTTTTGCTCCAGTACGCATTTCAATAACACTTATATCCGTGCCATTAATTGTACGATACCTTAGGATGAAaggaataatgaaaataaaaaaataa
- the LOC114129336 gene encoding uncharacterized protein LOC114129336 isoform X2 yields the protein MENQSIDNNQAIVSTPRQVLPGYVAQQPPPHANQIHLQTDFTSPPPTHPHGFWPQQAFPNTWPSQFRMPSPAPQTKTTVTNTTTGNNNPPTFSSTSNSTIRSPLPRWRSFNNTARQRTPYQYANTPRNNYPRQFSQNANGNFFANSPQNPQTPSSSSTQNWPQFTQRPRFIPRQHMRMNRPRSSVQNQSNGTNQETNAVTECKTRKRKLKSQQSGEPQRAQKPWNREDAVKAIAAEMELRTPKNNQQIMIRFPDHEITRQIVQNFHTDIKSVHFHTPCNPRYCYVQVQPNANIENVANALNETVFQHEKLRVEIKESQFEEKAFPECIDPYTLYLGNLPTNITSNAVKDEFPKATRVDIGFAKKMKYTRYAFIKFSNAEDAIQAYKEKYNLVIDSRSVVLRFRRGKGNVNPPGQVDKLPNEMNEFDLQSLRKKIKREPIEENIDEYDPPPINVSRVVKPEMMEEDEYDHDSVYESHVPYGNDINIKSECPDYDDEYDEQFYEDEDSQSATYHFRKNETVSMDVVLADNNSAQCIQTTNSDDITIPTGVEDEDKRWNEKPDDEDEFEMPYAFVSKQQILTENNKDITLPTTDEIHDDGSDREDQRWNNSSDDDNDDGSAEYNWKGINEQNKSEKQTKGTLIASCKSDLK from the exons A tggaAAACCAGTCGATTGACAATAACCAGGCCATCGTGAGCACGCCAAGACAAGTTCTGCCTGGTTATGTGGCACAGCAGCCTCCACCACACGCTAACCAAATACACTTGCAGACAGACTTTACGTCTCCACCTCCAACTCACCCCCATGGGTTTTGGCCACAACAAGCTTTTCCCAATACTTGGCCATCGCAATTTCGTATGCCCAGTCCTGCGCCACAGACCAAGACTACTGTCACAAACACTACGACGGGCAATAATAATCCTCCCACATTCAGTTCGACTAGTAACAGTACTATAAGATCACCTTTGCCACGCTGGAGGTCGTTCAACAACACTGCTCGTCAACGAACACCTTATCAATATGCCAATACTCCAAGAAACAATTATCCAAGACAGTTCTCTCAAAATGCT AACGGGAATTTCTTTGCCAATTCTCCACAAAACCCACAAACACCATCTTCATCATCAACACAAAACTGGCCACAATTTACTCAAAGACCTCGTTTTATACCAAGACAACATATGCGTATGAACAGACCTCGTAGTTCCGTTCAAAATCAATCAAATGGAACTAACCAG GAAACCAATGCTGTGACAGAATGCAAAACACGGAAGCGCAAATTAAAATCACAACAATCTGGAGAACCACAACGTGCTCAAAAACCATGGAACCGTGAGGATGCTGTAAAAGCAATTGCTGCTGAAATGGAACTTCGAACACCTAAAAACAATCAACAAATTATGATCAGATTTCCAGATCATGAAATTACACGACAAATTGTTCAGAACTTTCATACTGACATTAAATCTGTACATTTCCATACACCATGTAATCCAAG atATTGTTATGTGCAAGTACAACCAAAtgcaaatattgaaaatgttgcAAACGCACTAAATGAAACTGTTTTCCAACATGAAAAATTGCGAGTAGAAATTAAAGAAAGTCAGTTTGAAGAAAAGGCATTCCCAGAATGCATTGATCCATATAC ATTATATCTTGGAAATCTGCCGACAAATATCACCTCTAATGCTGTTAAAGATGAATTTCCAAAAGCCACTCGAGTTGACATTGGGTTtgctaaaaaaatgaaatacacaag ATAtgcatttatcaaattttctaATGCTGAAGATGCGATACAAgcatataaagaaaaatataatttggtgATAGACAGCCGATCAGTCGTGTTAAGATTTAGGCGTGGTAAAGGAAATGTAAATCCACCCGGACAAGTTGATAAATta cCAAATGAGATGAATGAATTTGACTTACAAAGTTtacggaaaaaaattaagagaGAACCTATAGAA gaaaatattgatgaatatGATCCTCCTCCAATTAATGTATCCAGAGTAGTTAAGCCTGAAATGATGGAAGAAGATGAATATGACCATGATTCTGTTTATGAATCTCATGTACCCTATggaaatgatattaatattaaatccgAGTGTCCAGATTATGATGACGAGTATGacgaacaattttatgaagatGAAGATTCACAAAGTGCAACTTATCATTTCCGAAAAAATGAAACTGTCAGTATGGACGTAGTGCTTGCTGACAATAATAGTGCTCAGTGCATTCAAACCACTAACAGTGACGATATCACAATACCtact gGAGTTGAGGATGAAGATAAACGATGGAATGAAAAACCAGATGACGAAGATGAATTTGAAATGCCATATGCATTTGTATCAAAACAACAAATactaacagaaaataataaagacaTCACTTTGCCTACAACT gatGAAATCCATGATGATGGAAGTGACAGGGAAGACCAAAGATGGAACAATTCTTCAGATGATGACAATGATGATGGTAGTGCTGAATACAATTGGAAAGGAATAAATGAGCAAAACAAATCTGAGAAACAAACTAaag gaaCGTTGATCGCAAGCTGCAAATCAGACCTCAAATGA
- the LOC114129336 gene encoding uncharacterized protein LOC114129336 isoform X1 codes for MENQSIDNNQAIVSTPRQVLPGYVAQQPPPHANQIHLQTDFTSPPPTHPHGFWPQQAFPNTWPSQFRMPSPAPQTKTTVTNTTTGNNNPPTFSSTSNSTIRSPLPRWRSFNNTARQRTPYQYANTPRNNYPRQFSQNANGNFFANSPQNPQTPSSSSTQNWPQFTQRPRFIPRQHMRMNRPRSSVQNQSNGTNQETNAVTECKTRKRKLKSQQSGEPQRAQKPWNREDAVKAIAAEMELRTPKNNQQIMIRFPDHEITRQIVQNFHTDIKSVHFHTPCNPRYCYVQVQPNANIENVANALNETVFQHEKLRVEIKESQFEEKAFPECIDPYTLYLGNLPTNITSNAVKDEFPKATRVDIGFAKKMKYTRYAFIKFSNAEDAIQAYKEKYNLVIDSRSVVLRFRRGKGNVNPPGQVDKLPNEMNEFDLQSLRKKIKREPIEENIDEYDPPPINVSRVVKPEMMEEDEYDHDSVYESHVPYGNDINIKSECPDYDDEYDEQFYEDEDSQSATYHFRKNETVSMDVVLADNNSAQCIQTTNSDDITIPTGVEDEDKRWNEKPDDEDEFEMPYAFVSKQQILTENNKDITLPTTDEIHDDGSDREDQRWNNSSDDDNDDGSAEYNWKGINEQNKSEKQTKDYEKREYNFKKSDDIKAVK; via the exons A tggaAAACCAGTCGATTGACAATAACCAGGCCATCGTGAGCACGCCAAGACAAGTTCTGCCTGGTTATGTGGCACAGCAGCCTCCACCACACGCTAACCAAATACACTTGCAGACAGACTTTACGTCTCCACCTCCAACTCACCCCCATGGGTTTTGGCCACAACAAGCTTTTCCCAATACTTGGCCATCGCAATTTCGTATGCCCAGTCCTGCGCCACAGACCAAGACTACTGTCACAAACACTACGACGGGCAATAATAATCCTCCCACATTCAGTTCGACTAGTAACAGTACTATAAGATCACCTTTGCCACGCTGGAGGTCGTTCAACAACACTGCTCGTCAACGAACACCTTATCAATATGCCAATACTCCAAGAAACAATTATCCAAGACAGTTCTCTCAAAATGCT AACGGGAATTTCTTTGCCAATTCTCCACAAAACCCACAAACACCATCTTCATCATCAACACAAAACTGGCCACAATTTACTCAAAGACCTCGTTTTATACCAAGACAACATATGCGTATGAACAGACCTCGTAGTTCCGTTCAAAATCAATCAAATGGAACTAACCAG GAAACCAATGCTGTGACAGAATGCAAAACACGGAAGCGCAAATTAAAATCACAACAATCTGGAGAACCACAACGTGCTCAAAAACCATGGAACCGTGAGGATGCTGTAAAAGCAATTGCTGCTGAAATGGAACTTCGAACACCTAAAAACAATCAACAAATTATGATCAGATTTCCAGATCATGAAATTACACGACAAATTGTTCAGAACTTTCATACTGACATTAAATCTGTACATTTCCATACACCATGTAATCCAAG atATTGTTATGTGCAAGTACAACCAAAtgcaaatattgaaaatgttgcAAACGCACTAAATGAAACTGTTTTCCAACATGAAAAATTGCGAGTAGAAATTAAAGAAAGTCAGTTTGAAGAAAAGGCATTCCCAGAATGCATTGATCCATATAC ATTATATCTTGGAAATCTGCCGACAAATATCACCTCTAATGCTGTTAAAGATGAATTTCCAAAAGCCACTCGAGTTGACATTGGGTTtgctaaaaaaatgaaatacacaag ATAtgcatttatcaaattttctaATGCTGAAGATGCGATACAAgcatataaagaaaaatataatttggtgATAGACAGCCGATCAGTCGTGTTAAGATTTAGGCGTGGTAAAGGAAATGTAAATCCACCCGGACAAGTTGATAAATta cCAAATGAGATGAATGAATTTGACTTACAAAGTTtacggaaaaaaattaagagaGAACCTATAGAA gaaaatattgatgaatatGATCCTCCTCCAATTAATGTATCCAGAGTAGTTAAGCCTGAAATGATGGAAGAAGATGAATATGACCATGATTCTGTTTATGAATCTCATGTACCCTATggaaatgatattaatattaaatccgAGTGTCCAGATTATGATGACGAGTATGacgaacaattttatgaagatGAAGATTCACAAAGTGCAACTTATCATTTCCGAAAAAATGAAACTGTCAGTATGGACGTAGTGCTTGCTGACAATAATAGTGCTCAGTGCATTCAAACCACTAACAGTGACGATATCACAATACCtact gGAGTTGAGGATGAAGATAAACGATGGAATGAAAAACCAGATGACGAAGATGAATTTGAAATGCCATATGCATTTGTATCAAAACAACAAATactaacagaaaataataaagacaTCACTTTGCCTACAACT gatGAAATCCATGATGATGGAAGTGACAGGGAAGACCAAAGATGGAACAATTCTTCAGATGATGACAATGATGATGGTAGTGCTGAATACAATTGGAAAGGAATAAATGAGCAAAACAAATCTGAGAAACAAACTAaag ATTATGAAAAACGagaatataactttaaaaaatcagaTGACATTAAAGCCGTTAAATGA
- the LOC114129331 gene encoding mediator of RNA polymerase II transcription subunit 16 encodes MDLVYSIFRKQAWKTQFQNEQMEEDMCFKCLAKISANNIVAWVTTFDLDDHVNINWGSHVYIADLNVPWKYHKITSNNCTVTTLEWDMYGYSLLIGDKNGAVSIWTCSTDHNLTNWVQVGSKDFRGEPIIAGTFFHLGKKLMLVNEKADNINYFEKFNYVRFTPSLRTWGGTGLPGCLVVSATGMIAALLTNDSGEPMISATNSLAVARYRISVVDISYRQNGNFLIVTSDGRPRSPIHCYEVSIKLVNEKNCTIVSQWLPSFFLTFNETVDRVISHVKFLLREGSESLVIGSNSSNGCIIETWELVKKTNPINKVFKKVITEDHPTVCWIKKSSFTVGAQLTALATPKMSISYNQSSCSQYVVAAFSNHQVCCLSRELTQQCLFELSSYCEDNIGKIGLQNSSNIQFSDLDISYLGNVFVVCDNMGNLYLFQLLSVAELNGPLTVAYATLQLEYCLVTGLDWWDLAISLRPNMLEAVCNRFSENFQKQSQVLQQKEYTTYLSIRSFLYKMMPGAQGKRSDLMHLMTLHSICNAFKNVLRVSDIMVDRDPAENISNALKEPIVDIDKILPSLGGKDFTVEPSTLQSLHQLIQWVAQLALNVVSRIPEPRDNVGYNLLNDLYAINSIRELLLMIRIWGLLRPNCLPVFIKNIDNLDVLSVTFRLLSRFVQLGGEHDEMLFDECYTLQSQVNITPLSSVAAGIHEVASPALYYQHLPLKLVFGQEPDCLRYNTSSIDTITNGKQHSDYMKDYDVIRNVYIGKCPLTVKQCNRCEGKMQLVGNTRTAAIRVWENRWARNCRCGGRWRTVKVGGQ; translated from the coding sequence ATGGACTTAGTATACTCAATATTTCGTAAGCAAGCTTGGAAAACACAATTTCAAAATGAACAAATGGAGGAAGATATGTGTTTCAAATGTCTAGCAAAGATCTCTGCTAATAATATCGTTGCTTGGGTTACTACATTTGATCTAGACGATCATGTTAACATAAATTGGGGTTCACATGTTTACATAGCCGATCTTAATGTGCCATGGAAGTACCATAAGATCACATCAAATAATTGTACTGTCACGACTCTAGAATGGGATATGTATGGATATTCACTGTTAATCGGAGATAAAAATGGAGCTGTATCAATATGGACTTGCAGTACCGATCACAACCTAACCAACTGGGTTCAGGTCGGTTCAAAAGATTTTCGAGGTGAACCTATTATAGCTGgcacattttttcatttaggaaaaaaattaatgcttGTCAATGAAAAagcagataatattaattattttgaaaaattcaactATGTCAGATTTACACCATCTTTACGCACATGGGGTGGCACAGGATTGCCTGGATGTTTGGTTGTGTCTGCTACAGGTATGATTGCTGCTCTGTTAACTAACGACAGTGGGGAGCCTATGATTTCAGCTACTAACAGTTTAGCTGTTGCTAGATACCGTATATCTGTTGTTGACATTAGTTATCGAcaaaatggaaattttttgATCGTCACATCTGATGGACGGCCACGATCGCCCATACACTGTTACGAAGTCTCGATAAAActtgttaatgaaaaaaattgcacTATAGTATCACAGTGGTTGCCTAGTTTTTTCTTAACATTTAACGAAACAGTAGATAGAGTTATTTCACacgtaaaatttttattacgagAAGGTTCTGAATCCCTTGTAATTGGAAGTAATAGCAGTAATGGATGTATTATAGAAACATGGGAATTAGTTAAGAAAACTAATCCAATTaacaaagtttttaaaaaagtcatTACTGAAGACCATCCAACAGTATGTTGGATTAAAAAAAGCTCATTTACTGTAGGAGCTCAATTAACAGCGTTGGCTACACCCAAAATGTCCATATCTTACAATCAATCTTCTTGCAGTCAATATGTAGTGGCTGCATTTAGTAATCATCAAGTATGTTGTTTATCCAGAGAACTAACTCAACAATGTTTGTTTGAATTGAGTAGCTATTGCGAAGATAATATAGGAAAAATAGGCTTACAGAATAGTAGCAATATTCAGTTTTCAGACTTGGACATTTCTTACCTCGGAAATGTGTTTGTTGTTTGTGACAACATgggaaatttgtatttatttcaactaCTTTCTGTGGCAGAACTGAATGGGCCGTTAACTGTTGCCTATGCTACTTTACAACTTGAATATTGCTTGGTGACTGGCCTAGATTGGTGGGATTTGGCCATATCATTAAGACCTAACATGCTAGAGGCTGTGTGTAATCGTTTCAGTGAAAACTTCCAAAAACAATCCCAGGTTCTTCAACAAAAAGAGTATACTACCTATTTAAGTATTCGTTCTTTTCTTTACAAGATGATGCCGGGAGCACAAGGAAAGCGTTCTGACCTTATGCATTTAATGACACTTCATTCCATATGTAATGCATTCAAGAATGTTTTACGTGTCAGTGACATCATGGTTGATCGAGATCCAGCTGAGAATATATCAAATGCACTTAAAGAACCTATTGTGGACATAGACAAAATTTTACCAAGTTTGGGTGGTAAAGATTTTACTGTAGAACCTAGCACTCTTCAATCACTCCATCAACTTATTCAATGGGTAGCACAGCTTGCTTTAAATGTAGTTTCTAGAATACCAGAGCCACGAGACAATGTTGGATACAacttattaaatgatttatatgcCATAAATTCAATAAGAGAGCTATTACTTATGATTCGTATTTGGGGTTTACTGAGGCCTAATTGTTTAccggtttttattaaaaatattgataatttagatGTTTTGTCAGTTACATTTCGTTTACTTTCAAGATTTGTTCAACTTGGTGGTGAACATGATGAAATGTTGTTTGATGAATGTTATACACTTCAAAGCCAAGTCAATATAACTCCACTTTCATCAGTTGCAGCAGGAATTCATGAAGTTGCATCTCCTGCTctttattatcaacatttaccATTGAAGTTGGTGTTTGGACAAGAACCAGATTGTTTGAGATATAATACATCGTCTATAGATACAATAACAAATGGAAAACAACATTCAGATTATATGAAAGATTATGATGTTATTAGGAATGTATACATTGGCAAATGTCCACTAACAGTGAAGCAGTGTAATAGATGTGAAGGTAAAATGCAGTTGGTAGGAAATACAAGAACAGCAGCGATCAGAGTATGGGAAAATAGGTGGGCAAGAAATTGCCGATGTGGTGGTAGGTGGAGGACAGTCAAGGTAGGCGGGCAGTAG
- the LOC114129322 gene encoding transmembrane protein 242, with the protein MVDVSKDENETTKLPQVAKKSSDTMASAAFLTCVAAGAGLFAFASTLASARKTDPTMFSKGQAPPLPTAESGVQLAIRALKWGTFYAVGGCGLFFYGVWKMSGANDMHEFRLKIGSLLPRLTPTVHNSRTEFEGLTDLMTYLATDYSGQNSKTKIINDSNNESKNEIPKN; encoded by the exons atGGTTGATGTAAGTAAAGATGAAAATGAAACTACTAAATTACCACAGGTTGCAAAAAAATCAAGTGATACCATGG cATCAGCTGCATTTTTAACTTGTGTTGCGGCTGGTGCTGGTTTATTCGCATTTGCTTCAACTCTGGCATCAGCTAGAAAAACAGACCCCACCATGTTTTCTAAAGGTCAAGCTCCTCCGTTGCCCACTGCTGAATCAGGTGTACAATTGGCTATTAGAGCACTAAAATGGGGAACTTTCTATGCTGTTGGTGGCTGtggattgtttttttatggtgTTTGGAAAATGAGTGGCGCTAAtgat aTGCACGAGTTTAGATTGAAAATAGGTTCATTACTCCCAAGGCTTACTCCAACTGTTCACAATTCTCGTACAGAGTTTGAAGGATTGACAGATTTAATGACATATTTGGCTACAGACTATTCAggacaaaattcaaaaactaaaatcattaACGACTCAAATAATGAgtctaaaaatgaaatacccAAAAATTGA